The Natrinema salifodinae genome includes a window with the following:
- a CDS encoding potassium channel family protein codes for MNPVYLVAGLVLLVGAIVDILWTTLWVDGGSGPISGRLTTAVWRGLRVMTGDHKKALSLAGPLILTLTLATWIGLIWIGWTFIFASYPTALISTRTGAVADWSGRLYYVAYTMFTDGNGDYTPIGDVWEMASALTTATGMAFVTLGVSYILTVLGAVSDKRSFASSVTGLGERSEALVRTGWTGEDFQGLDLTLETLAAELSLLAEQHKSYPILHYYHSEQGERASAMAVPIYDEALTLFLHGVPDDDSPDPAIIENGRSSAQSYLETLDTAFIDPAEEVPPPPDLDRLREDDIPTVSDEEFADALEDLTERRRRLLGVVRGDAWEWPPVEE; via the coding sequence ATGAATCCGGTCTATCTCGTCGCCGGACTCGTCTTGCTCGTCGGTGCGATCGTAGACATTCTCTGGACTACTCTCTGGGTCGACGGGGGTTCCGGTCCCATTTCCGGCCGACTCACGACCGCCGTCTGGCGCGGGCTTCGGGTCATGACTGGCGATCACAAGAAGGCGCTCAGCCTTGCCGGCCCGCTCATTCTCACGCTGACGCTCGCGACGTGGATCGGTCTCATCTGGATCGGCTGGACGTTCATCTTCGCCAGCTATCCGACCGCCCTCATCAGCACGCGCACCGGGGCCGTCGCGGACTGGTCGGGCCGGTTGTATTACGTCGCCTACACGATGTTCACGGACGGCAACGGTGACTACACCCCCATCGGCGACGTCTGGGAGATGGCTAGCGCGCTCACGACGGCCACGGGGATGGCGTTCGTCACGCTCGGCGTCTCCTACATCCTCACCGTCCTCGGGGCCGTCTCCGATAAACGCTCGTTCGCGAGTTCCGTCACGGGGCTGGGAGAGCGAAGCGAAGCCCTCGTCCGAACGGGCTGGACCGGGGAGGACTTTCAGGGGCTCGATCTCACCCTCGAGACGCTCGCAGCGGAACTGAGCCTGCTCGCCGAGCAACACAAGTCGTATCCGATCTTGCACTACTACCACAGCGAGCAGGGCGAGCGCGCCTCGGCCATGGCAGTTCCCATCTACGACGAAGCGCTCACGCTCTTTCTCCACGGCGTTCCGGACGACGACAGCCCGGACCCAGCGATCATCGAAAACGGCCGTTCGAGCGCACAGAGCTACCTCGAGACGCTCGACACCGCGTTTATCGATCCGGCCGAGGAGGTGCCGCCGCCACCCGATCTCGACCGACTCCGCGAGGACGACATCCCGACCGTCTCGGACGAGGAGTTCGCGGACGCCCTCGAGGACCTGACCGAACGCCGGCGACGGCTGCTCGGGGTCGTCCGCGGCGACGCCTGGGAGTGGCCGCCGGTCGAGGAGTGA
- a CDS encoding dihydrolipoyl dehydrogenase, with amino-acid sequence MEEYDFLVIGSGSGLDVANVAANQGQSVAVVEKGRLGGTCLNRGCIPSKKLLYHAEVVETIERADEFHVDATVNGVRFADIVREVTEDVHGSSDSIRRGLRSSDRHDLYQAEGRFVDERTLELSGGGHDGERLRADTVLVAAGTRPAIPPIEGIEDVGFLTSKEALQLETPPDRLVIVGGGYIAAELAQFFGTFGSDVSIVGRRPRLLPDADEEVATALTERYADRFDLYTGYEATAVSGGDGAGSITVEARPYPDAGADAANADAADGTGDGDEPVTVTGDELLVAAGRVPNTDTLNVAAAGIETDADGFVETDEYLRTTADGVWALGDIVGEYLLKHNANHEAETVARNVFGDDPEPVDYSAMPFAVFASPEVAGVGLTERELRAANREYAKRTYRYEETARGSAMKAEGFVKPLIDLDGEILGCHIIGPEASNLIEEVVVAMTAGSGTVQDIRRSVHVHPALSEVVQRAFSGQFTLGGEHDHGRGHGHEHDHDHAGHDHGH; translated from the coding sequence ATGGAGGAGTACGACTTTCTCGTCATCGGTTCCGGCTCCGGGCTGGACGTGGCGAACGTAGCGGCCAACCAGGGACAGTCGGTCGCGGTCGTCGAGAAGGGCCGGCTCGGGGGGACCTGTCTCAACCGCGGCTGTATCCCGTCGAAGAAGCTGCTGTACCACGCCGAGGTCGTGGAGACGATCGAGCGCGCCGACGAGTTCCACGTCGACGCGACGGTCAACGGCGTGAGGTTCGCCGATATCGTCCGCGAGGTGACCGAGGACGTCCACGGGAGTTCGGACTCGATCCGGCGCGGCCTGCGCTCGTCGGATCGGCACGACCTGTACCAGGCGGAGGGCCGATTCGTCGACGAGCGGACGCTCGAACTCTCCGGCGGCGGCCACGATGGCGAGCGCCTCCGGGCGGACACTGTTCTGGTCGCGGCGGGCACGCGGCCGGCGATCCCGCCGATCGAGGGCATCGAGGACGTGGGTTTCCTCACGAGTAAGGAAGCGCTCCAGTTGGAGACGCCGCCGGATCGCCTGGTGATCGTCGGTGGCGGGTACATCGCGGCCGAGTTGGCGCAGTTCTTCGGGACCTTCGGCAGCGACGTGTCGATCGTCGGCCGCCGGCCCCGCCTGCTCCCGGACGCCGACGAGGAGGTGGCCACGGCCCTCACCGAGCGGTACGCCGACCGGTTCGATCTCTACACGGGCTACGAGGCCACCGCCGTCTCGGGCGGCGACGGTGCGGGTTCGATCACGGTCGAAGCTCGGCCGTATCCCGACGCCGGCGCCGACGCAGCGAACGCTGACGCGGCGGACGGCACGGGGGACGGCGACGAACCCGTCACCGTCACCGGCGACGAACTGCTCGTCGCGGCCGGTCGGGTCCCGAACACGGACACGCTGAACGTTGCGGCCGCCGGCATCGAGACCGACGCGGACGGGTTCGTCGAGACCGACGAGTACCTCCGGACGACCGCTGATGGGGTCTGGGCGCTCGGCGATATCGTCGGCGAGTACCTGCTAAAACACAACGCCAACCACGAGGCCGAGACCGTCGCGCGCAACGTCTTCGGCGACGATCCCGAACCGGTCGACTACTCGGCGATGCCGTTCGCGGTGTTCGCCTCGCCGGAGGTCGCGGGCGTCGGACTCACCGAACGGGAACTGCGCGCCGCCAACCGCGAGTACGCCAAGCGCACCTACCGCTACGAGGAGACCGCCCGCGGCTCGGCGATGAAGGCCGAGGGGTTCGTCAAGCCGCTCATCGACCTCGACGGCGAGATCCTCGGCTGTCACATCATCGGCCCCGAGGCGTCGAACCTGATCGAGGAGGTCGTCGTCGCGATGACGGCCGGCTCCGGGACCGTACAGGACATCCGGCGGTCAGTCCACGTCCACCCCGCGCTCTCGGAGGTCGTCCAGCGGGCGTTCTCCGGCCAGTTCACCCTCGGCGGCGAGCACGATCACGGACGCGGGCACGGCCACGAGCATGACCACGATCACGCCGGTCACGATCACGGCCACTGA